The Streptomyces sp. Alt3 genome has a segment encoding these proteins:
- a CDS encoding polyprenol monophosphomannose synthase has protein sequence MNDGGQRQFGPLGRVLVIIPTYNEAENVKLIVARVRAAVPEADILVADDNSPDGTGKVADELAVGDSHVQVLHRKGKEGLGAAYLAGFRWGSEHGYGVLVEMDADGSHQPEELPRLLTALKGADLVLGSRWVPGGRVVNWPRHREMISRGGSLYSRMLLGLSVRDVTGGYRAFRTETLDGLGLDEVASQGYCFQVDLARRAVEAGYHVVEVPITFMEREIGDSKMSRDILVEALWRVTGWGITGRANKVLGRRTP, from the coding sequence GTGAACGACGGCGGTCAGAGGCAGTTCGGCCCGCTCGGCAGAGTCTTGGTGATCATTCCGACCTACAACGAGGCCGAGAACGTCAAGCTGATCGTCGCCCGGGTGCGCGCCGCCGTTCCGGAAGCGGACATCCTCGTCGCCGACGACAACAGCCCCGACGGCACCGGCAAGGTCGCCGACGAGCTGGCGGTCGGCGACAGCCATGTGCAGGTCCTGCACCGCAAGGGCAAGGAAGGGCTCGGCGCCGCCTACCTGGCCGGTTTCCGCTGGGGCTCCGAGCACGGCTACGGCGTCCTGGTCGAGATGGACGCGGACGGCTCGCACCAGCCGGAGGAACTGCCCCGTCTCCTCACCGCCCTGAAGGGCGCCGACCTGGTCCTCGGCTCGCGCTGGGTGCCCGGCGGCCGGGTGGTCAACTGGCCCCGGCACCGCGAGATGATCTCGCGCGGCGGCAGCCTCTACTCCCGGATGCTGCTGGGCCTCTCGGTCCGGGACGTCACCGGCGGCTACCGGGCCTTCCGCACCGAGACCCTGGACGGACTCGGCCTCGACGAGGTCGCCTCGCAGGGGTACTGCTTCCAGGTCGACCTCGCCCGGCGGGCCGTCGAGGCGGGCTATCACGTGGTCGAGGTGCCGATCACCTTCATGGAGCGCGAGATCGGCGACTCCAAGATGAGCCGCGACATCCTCGTGGAGGCCCTGTGGCGGGTCACCGGCTGGGGAATCACCGGCCGGGCCAACAAGGTGCTGGGCCGCAGGACCCCCTGA
- the fxsA gene encoding FxsA family membrane protein, which yields MTTGTPPPTRPRRSRARTLLPLGVAAWLVLEIWLLTVVAGATNGFTVLLILVAGAVLGAAVIKRAGRRAFRNLTETLQQMPGQPGAPAAPAEAPSGTKGNGFLMLGGLLLMIPGVISDAAGLLLLLPPVRTVLGRLAERSLERRMRAATPGGFSDAFQQARIHRPDGKVVQGEVIREDGRPGHPRPDDGTGTDRPPLIP from the coding sequence ATGACGACCGGCACACCGCCTCCGACCCGTCCACGGCGCTCACGCGCCCGTACCCTCCTGCCGCTGGGCGTCGCCGCCTGGCTGGTCCTGGAGATCTGGCTGCTGACCGTGGTGGCCGGTGCGACGAACGGCTTCACCGTGCTGCTGATCCTGGTCGCAGGCGCCGTGCTCGGCGCCGCGGTGATCAAGCGCGCGGGCCGGCGCGCCTTCCGCAACCTCACCGAGACCCTGCAGCAGATGCCCGGGCAGCCCGGCGCTCCCGCGGCCCCGGCCGAGGCCCCGTCCGGCACCAAGGGCAACGGCTTCCTGATGCTGGGCGGCCTGCTCCTTATGATCCCCGGCGTGATCTCCGACGCGGCGGGGCTCCTGCTCCTGCTGCCCCCGGTCCGCACCGTGCTCGGACGCCTCGCGGAGCGCTCCCTGGAGCGCCGGATGAGGGCGGCGACGCCCGGCGGGTTCTCGGACGCCTTCCAGCAGGCACGCATCCACCGGCCGGACGGCAAGGTCGTCCAGGGCGAGGTCATCCGCGAGGACGGCCGGCCCGGGCACCCCCGCCCGGACGACGGCACGGGCACGGACCGCCCGCCGCTGATCCCCTGA